The genomic segment aacatttagctTATATATTACTATTATGTTTTGCCTGTACTTTGTGTATATTTTGGTAtaattacgatttttttttttggtggggtGAGTATTCGATTCTGGatggattctcgattcaaaccgattcttccgaagtattatttgatataataattataatgaaactcttTCAAAACacgttagaaaagctccttccggTTGCATGGCGATGTCCTAAAacctataaaataaaatagaaaaaaatatatacatatataaatcgatttttgaaaagtaTAAAGGGGGGCGGGGTCGGTTCTTATATGCACtctgcatataaaaaaaaaaaaatcaaatgaatCCATTATCAATCAGTTATTgtattaggggtgcacaaaaatgcATGAATCGATTTTAAATCGTTtcataataaaacataaaaaaaagatttgaaaataaaaaaaattgaataaaaaatcTATTCTATAAAGatgttttaggccatctccatgcaaccagaaggatctTTTCTAACcttaaaattataattattttttatcaaataaaacagtatgaaaatcagtttgaatcgagaccCGATtctgttttttcccccaaagaTTCACGcctataataatgatatattttgtTGCCTATAATACAAGCTTAGATGGGGAGGTTTTGCACAGATAGTTATTTAATTAACATGTTGGGTTTATCCATCCAATccactatatttatatagcgcattttaaacaacaaaaatgtttccaaagtgctgcacaaaaatattaaaaacaagattcaaatactatccttagctccaccaatgactgaataaaaaataaataaatataaaaataaatgtgattaaaacgattttaaagggtgaacccaattaaaacaatacatagaaatacaaatttaaaaacacagattTTAGTGTTTTATTTGCAAGTAAATGTGTCAAAGTGCACCCCGTCCATATCCTTCAATGTTTTTAATAGAAGTCTGTTAAATTCTGTCATTAAGAGGTCCATTCCTCCATCCTCTATCCCACTTGTTCTGATCAGGGTCATGGGTGAGCTTGAGTGTAACCCAGCTGACCTTTCAGAGTGAGGGGCGTGGTCTCGTCACCAGTTAATCACAGGGCAAAATgtagacaaacaaccattcatACCGCCGGACAATTTAGGGGACTACGTTTAGTCCGGACTTGCATGCTtattggaatgtgggaggaagccggagtatacttgtaaactccacacagagatgtTTACAACAGATCTCGGGACTGGGAAGTCATATACTGCCTTTTCTTCTTGCTCTATGACTTTATTACAATCCTGTGTGGTAGTGAGTATCTCCTATGGgagaaaaacaaatgtttacaACACAGATATGAACCCCCAATTTCTCAACGGAGATTCTTGACAACTAAGGGAAGCCATATACTGCCCTTTTCTTCTCGTTCTTGTGGCGTTCTTAAAATCCTATGCTGGTAGTAAAAGTGAGTATCTCTGTGACCTCCCCCAGGGCTTACACTGAGAAGGGTTGGGGGAGAAAGGACTAGAATTCAAAATGTGAAGGGGGGAGGACAGGAAGGCTCTGAGGATGAGCTGAAGGGAGATGAGAGGCATACAGAGAGGAAAgagaggggtgtgtgtgtgtgcgaggggAGGGAGTTTGTCGGCAGGCGATGGCGGTAGTGGCGTTGGGTGGGGGGAAGGATGGAGCGCCAGCCAGCGACAGAGCGGGCGGGGCTTTAGCAGAGCACTGGAAGCAGTGAAAGAGACGGCCTATTCTGATTCCACTACACTACTACTCTACGCACAAGCTCCCATCCCCCTCGTTTTTACTCTCTTCCCTCCTCTTCAATGGGCGCCAGACATTGTGCGCCGACTGGCTACTCCGTTAAAGTAGGACACTCGAGCTCCCTCCGTTTTGTGCAATTcaacatttttaatgtttgtCTGCCATTTGGTTTCCCCAAAACAGAGATGCAGTCCCAGGGCAGCACTTCCTCCCAGCCTTCCTTCGACTCCCTGAGCTCCAGCGACAGCCTCCTGCTCAGCGACTCCGACGACACCGATGTCTTCCTGACGGACAGCTGCTCCTCGGCCGTCCTCGATGGCGCGGGCGGCTCTTCGGCCCGGGCGTCGGAGAGCCCCGGGTCGCAGTGGGCGTGCGACGGCTTCACTGACAAAGACGAGGAAGAGGAGGCGGCGTACGGGACGGGGAACAAGGCGGCGCACAACGCTCGTCCTACGGGTCAGGTTCCCAAATCCCAGCGTGATCTCCTGTTTGCTCAGAAGGTGAGGTAACGCTGAACTTCCACGATTGAAGAAGGCCCTGCAGGGACAAGCCAGACTTTGTACTGATCTGTCTTCCTCTCACTTCTTGTCACAGTGTGCTGAGTTGCAAGGTTTTGTCAGACCTCTGCTGCAGCTGCTGAATGGACTAAAGAAAGGGCGATTCGACCGTGGTAAGCATCCTTATATCATTCCTACGCCCCCAAGTGCTCTGGAAGACGTGCtagcatataaatgtacatatatacatacatgtatattattTGAAAACCAGggcaacatttttttcgtaaaatgaaAAGTGAGGCATACAAAAACCGAGGTTCCacttaggcctgggccgataccaAATTTTTCTGGACaaaatattgacctacaaattagtgccgataaacgatattattgtcaacattattttgaggccaaattaaccactgatataatgataatacataataataataatgcaagtataccctttgaaatgcaataaacttgtatttctcatatattttaacattgtagttGTAATGTAAGCTTTGAAATatttaaggttaaaaaaaaaaaaaaaaatactctctTAGCAAAATTTGGGCccagaataaaaatcacaaccaaaagcaattaaAATAGCTTCTGTCTCTGTTACTGAAACAATAAATagaatggctaaataaagttattgtgaccaaaattatcactgtTAGCAATATTATTGCGGAATtggtgaatgtgctcaaaaagtacttttaaccaagttgtatgttttgtttaataactaaaataaatagccacacaatcttgccagaggaaaaaaaaaattcttccgACTTCATAAGAGCAATATGGTttttgttagtgtgttttaaatatgtgtatcttctttcattttaatttgtaaacgttttaaaatgttttgtttttcttcgATTAATTCAAATTGAGTGATCAGTTCTGTTTCCTAATAGGAAAGGACGTAAATGtcgcttgttttcatgttagcatttaagctcgcTAGCAAGCCAACGCTCGTCGTTCCTTaaggtttatcaaagtgcagttatcaatcacggttttttcaatcattttaatttaatactgTAATACTAACTGTTGGGAGTTTTCCTGCAGTTATCATTAATGCTGTTTACGTGCATGTAGTACAAACGCCCACAGCTGCTGAAACATGTTTGACATAAAAGTATGTAACAGCAGGTGTTTCCAGCCAATCAGAAGTATGGCTTTACTGTTGTCGACTCTGGCGTCTGCGCTATCGCTAACTGGAGTATTATGTTTATGATTGGCAGGTCTAAGTAGTTTCCAGCAGAGTGTCGCCATGGATCGAATCCAGAGAATCGTGGGTGTTTTACAGAGACCAAACAGCGGGTAAGACTTTCCCCACCCCCACCCTGCCAACTCACTTCTTGACTTGGATGAAAAGCATCTAAAGGCCATAATTAACATATGAAACACGTCCTCACTGACTTCATTCTGGATTTCTTCTTACAGAGAGAAGTACCTCAAAACTCTGCTGCAGGTGGAGATGATGCTGAAGCTTTGGTTTCCCCAAATCACAAGTCCGCCCGCGTCGACCGCCTCCAGCATGGCATCCTCCCCCGCCCGCTCTCTCCAAGACGCGCCGGTCACCACGCCCGTCACCACGTCCGTCACCACACCAGTCACCACGCCGGTCACCACGCCGCCGCACAAGCACAGGGATCAGTCGCATATCCCAGTGAAGGTGAGGGTGCGCTCGGAACATCAAGTTACCAGTCAGTTATTGTTACAGTTCACAGAGGAAAAGTGTGGCAACAACCAAAAAACAAAGTGTTCAAACTTTTGATGCATTTTGTACatttaaagatgctaaaaccaatccaataTATGTGAATATTAGGGGCGCACAAAAAAAACACGAATTGCGATACTTATTCATCCCcgttctaaatcaattcataatttcaaaAATTAGTTTaaacaaaccaacaaaaaaagataatatatactgtatatatgtgtgtgtatgttatatatatgtacaggtatatatatatatatatatatatatatatatatatatatatatatatatatatatatatatatatatatatatatatataaaacacataaatgtatatataaaacacatatatatacatatatatttgtatttttttatgagaaCCAATTTTTAAAAAGCCAATTTGGGGGCATCTCCATGATGCAACCAGAAtgtgcttttctaacctgtaacctgttttgaaaaagttgtattataattaatataccaaatattacattgtgagaatctgaatcgagaatcgattttgagtagaatcgtcaccccaggaattggaTCGACTCGTTaggtgtccaaagattcacaccctttGTGAATATATGCTAAAATATCTAGCCCAAAAAATCTTTGTTTTAAAAGGGACAAAGCAAATTGGATAGTGCAAGATCGAAAAGAATGTCtcgttaataataaattaatttaattattatgtTTGGGCCAACAAAAAACTAACTTTGGGAGATAAATTAGCCTTACAACAAGAGATGGAACTTTAGAAAAGGAGACCACGCGTCTCTGTCCTGGTTGCTCAGTACAATTAGTTGATTATAACAAGGCTTTATTATTTCTAATAAAGTATCGTCACCTGCCAGACATCCTTAGAGAACAAGCAGTTTTGAATTTTATTGTACTTTtcccactccatgcaaagaatcaaccgggagacaaccaaacttgatagttgatactgttacctgattggctgttagcgtgtcgctcccatcagtgatcacttcctgcgttgctcggttaccagagagcaagTGTCTTTGGTCACGCAACCAACATCGCTTCGCAACTTCCGTTTTCTCCCGACaaggaagaaaaacaaaaagagtttatcaaatacatttttgattgcaatatatattgatatcgatttATCGCCCAGTACAGTTAAataggtttttgtttttgttcagaaGTGCAAACAAACACACTCAACCCTCAGAAGTGTGAACAAGCTcttaatcctaaaaaaaaaaaaaattgtttacaaaAGTTACAGGACAGCACTCCAATTATAGTCTTTATTGCATCATGAACCCTTTCTCAGCGTGCACAAGCAACAAAGTGAattcatttattaataataataatagatcatTAATTATACCCCtcaaatgggctcaccactcataggaggggGCTTAAAGgttgggtgcaatgtgagctgagTGGCAGCCAAaggctgggatgagaatcagcacctccaagtccatggttcttgcctggGTAATGGTGGTGTGCCATCTCCGGGTAgaggaggagatcctgccccaagtggaggagttcatgtacctcggggtcttgttgACAAGGgaaggaagagtggatggtgagatcgacaggcagaccggtgtggcgtctgcagtgatgcggaccctgcattGGTCTGTCtttgtgaagaaggagctgagtcggaaggcaaagctctcgatttactagACGATCTACGTTCAtaacctcacctatggtcatgatcttcgggttatgaccgaaagaataagatcacgggtacaagcggccaaaatgagtttcctccgtcgggtggcggggctctcccttagagatagggtgagaagctctgtcatttgggaggagctcaaagtaaagctgctgctcctccacatcaaagggagccagatgaggtggttcgggcatctggtcaggacgccacccggacgcctcctttgggaggtgtttagggcacgtccgaccggtaggaggccacggggaagacccaggacacggtagggagactgtctcccggctggtctggaaacgcctcgggatcccccgggaggagctggagtctgggcttctttgcttgagctgctgcccccgcgacctgacctcggataagcggaagaagatggatggaattaaTTATAATAGGAGTGCTGTCCTGTACTGTTTGTGCACAGTtatggtgacagtttgaccctggaacagattaattaACTTTCTTAAAGACCCCTTTAACAAACGGGGTGCTTAAAAGTGGGATAATTGTTGTCCTTGTGCAATGGAAACACAATCAAATGTGAACCAAACTG from the Entelurus aequoreus isolate RoL-2023_Sb linkage group LG20, RoL_Eaeq_v1.1, whole genome shotgun sequence genome contains:
- the ciarta gene encoding circadian associated repressor of transcription a isoform X1 — translated: MLTLFRDAESERLSGLRTKPAPIDYYYTEMQSQGSTSSQPSFDSLSSSDSLLLSDSDDTDVFLTDSCSSAVLDGAGGSSARASESPGSQWACDGFTDKDEEEEAAYGTGNKAAHNARPTGQVPKSQRDLLFAQKCAELQGFVRPLLQLLNGLKKGRFDRGLSSFQQSVAMDRIQRIVGVLQRPNSGEKYLKTLLQVEMMLKLWFPQITSPPASTASSMASSPARSLQDAPVTTPVTTSVTTPVTTPVTTPPHKHRDQSHIPVKKRRLSWTGTDSPTTSPGMPKCPRLSPEEKTTTKKQDGGEEDVGRRPSPASPLLSSPDMSGNAKRNKSDGKFKTCRGSEPSLTWMHVAPILSPRKTCPSQESTATARSDDQPIPAGSRGGPATQDSAISSTTPSKHTKSLKKVARCQSQPAEPLSETQTCQSRSPSSHAAVKPLTRACRPAHSDT
- the ciarta gene encoding circadian associated repressor of transcription a isoform X2: MQSQGSTSSQPSFDSLSSSDSLLLSDSDDTDVFLTDSCSSAVLDGAGGSSARASESPGSQWACDGFTDKDEEEEAAYGTGNKAAHNARPTGQVPKSQRDLLFAQKCAELQGFVRPLLQLLNGLKKGRFDRGLSSFQQSVAMDRIQRIVGVLQRPNSGEKYLKTLLQVEMMLKLWFPQITSPPASTASSMASSPARSLQDAPVTTPVTTSVTTPVTTPVTTPPHKHRDQSHIPVKKRRLSWTGTDSPTTSPGMPKCPRLSPEEKTTTKKQDGGEEDVGRRPSPASPLLSSPDMSGNAKRNKSDGKFKTCRGSEPSLTWMHVAPILSPRKTCPSQESTATARSDDQPIPAGSRGGPATQDSAISSTTPSKHTKSLKKVARCQSQPAEPLSETQTCQSRSPSSHAAVKPLTRACRPAHSDT